Part of the Cynocephalus volans isolate mCynVol1 chromosome 11, mCynVol1.pri, whole genome shotgun sequence genome is shown below.
CCCCTAGTACTTCATAATGTGACTGTATTcagagatagggtctttaaagaggtattaaggttaagtgaggtcattagggtgggccctactccagtatgactggggtccttataagaggaggaaatttggacatagacacacacagagggaagaccatgggAAGACACAGAGAAGATGGTCATCTccgagccaaggagagaggcctcagaagcaaCCAACCacgctgacaccttgatcttggacttccagcctccagaatcatgagaaaaattTTTCATTGTGTGAGCCACatggtctgtggtactttgttatggcagctctagcaaactaatacaggccCCTGCTCCAgaccctgtcccctccctgccctgcctcagATTCAGCGAGTCCTCAGGATCAGGAAAGCTGGCTGCACGAATCTACAGCCAAATCTTCTCATTTCAGGGCCTCTGTGAGTGCTGGTTTCTGCTTCAAAGTGGACTTGGGGAGGGTAAACTGCCTTTGGGGCACCTGAGGGAATGGGAAGAGAATAGGAAACACAGAGAAAACAGACTGATTAATATTTCAAGTTTGAATCCTGCCACGCACGTGGAATCTCGTCTTCTGCCCCTCTGGAGTCTCCAGCTGTACCACTCTTGGTAACCGCTCAGTAAGGTAGTTCCCAGTGTCCAGGGACACAACACTTTCTTAATTAATTAACACAGGGTTTCCTGGGGTCATAGTAGGGTGCCCAAGGCCCTGGGAGAAGCTGAGCGCTGAACAACCCTCTCACTCTCAGAGGGTGCCCGGACCCCCAAGTTCTCACCGCAGACCCTCGCTGCCCTTgcagcagggaaagggagggcgAGGGGTGGGGGAACGCCCTGTCACACATGCTGTGTTTACTCTGGGCATGGCTATTGACTCCGGGGCCTTATCATTAGGTCCTTagactgggctgggcagggcagctCTGAGAGTTAGGGAGAGCCTGTTCCCACTGCCCCAtagcagagaaggaaggaggtggCGAGAAAGGCCCCGGCCGAGCGAGGAAGAAGCTGCTGGTCCGACCCACAATGAAAACGCTCCTTCTCTTATTGCTGGTGCTCCTGGACCTGGGACAGGCTCAAGAACCACTTCACAGGTGAGGCCATGTCCCCAGCGCTGTGTTCAACTGGGGCAGCTCCCCGGCCCCCAGCTCATGGCTGCTGTGGGAGAGGAAAGCTGATGTGGGAATGAAGCATAGAAACGCAAGGCCTGCATGCACCCATGGGAGAGGGTCACCAGGCGGCCACCTCGTGCATGGCCTTAATCTCCAGTCCACGATGCCAtccctctgcctccacctccaATGGAGGTGCCTGCCCAAGCCCCCGGGAGCGTCTCATGTTACTAAAGAGCAGGAACCCCCAGTGGTGGTTTGGAGCTCAAAGCACCCAAGTACTTCCCCAAGGGACTGCCCATCGCTGGCCCCAAGAGTTTTTCTGTCCCTTTAAATCAGCCCTTCATGGGATTTGTGTAAAACTGAAGACTGTGCCACGTCTCCATTTTCCTAGAAGATCTCAAAGAGCCTGTCTCCAGGGGGGAGAGCCATTCCCACCCTAAAGTCCTAAGAGTCCACAGGGCAGAGATGAGGCAGAGCAGGTCAGGTGGCAGAGGGGGTGCTAATTCTGCCACACACCGGCATGCCACCTTGCAGATCCCTCTGGTGTCATTCTCTGGTTGACCTCTGGAACAcgtggtgggaggaagggagggaaagaaggaggcagaaCTGCGTCTCCTCCTCACATGGGACTTGTCTTCAGGGTGCCCCTCAGGAGACTTCAGTCCCTCCGGAAGAAGCTGCGGGCACGGGGCCAGCTCTCTGAGTTCTGGAAATCCCAGAATTTGGACATGATCCAGTTCACCGAGTCCTGTGCAAGGGACCAGAGTGCCAACGAGCCCCTTGTCAACTACCTGGACGTGAGGCATCACGAGTCGGGGCTgggagagatgggggagaggagaaagggtcGGCCTCAGGGTGTGGCCAGTGCCCCATCAGTGCAAAGGCCATTGTGGATTTCTTCACTTGGATGATCCATATGGACGGATCCCCTGGGTCCCTGTGGACTTGGCTAAGCAAGCCCCAAAGTGCCCAAACGTGTAGAGCTCTCTGTGGGATGTAAGGGAGGAGGATGACAAACAAGCCACCCAAACAAAGGGACCCTGCGTCTGTCTGCTCTCAGCTGGACAGCGCACTAGCTATATGCCCTTAGGCAAATCACATAACctctcccagccccagctccctGATCTGTAGAACAGAGGTGTTCCTGCCTCCTCTGCCTTGCTTTCAATGTTATTATGAGAATCAGGATAACGCAAGTACCATCAAGTGAAGTAGCTGGGGGCTTCATTTGATTTCCTCCTCCTGgcccttcctctgctccttctACCTTTTATCTCCCAGCCTTGCCACGTCCTAGACCCTGTAAGCTCTGGTCTGTAGTACCTACCCCAGGCACTGATCCTGGGGGCTCTCCCCTGTTCCCCTGGTGAGCACCCTCACCACTCCCCACTGCCcacaccctccctccttctctttccctgtaGAACGAATACTTTGGCACCATCTCCATTGGCTCCCCACCGCAGAACTTCACCGTCATCTTCGACACTGGCTCCTCCAATCTCTGGGTCCCTTCTGTGTACTGCACCAGCCCAGCCTGCAGTAAGTGCGGCCGAGAGCCCCAGTGGGAAATGGCTGGGGGTCAGCCCTGGGAGGCCAGGCCTGGTACTCTGGGGGAGGGGGTTTGGGTTCTAGAAACTGACCATCCCTGCCACACCCCTCTCCATCTGTGAGTCTGTCCCCAAATAGCTTACAGCTGAAATAGGGCTGAACCAGGGAGAGAGCTAAAATTTGGCTGCTCTCCAAGACAGCCACTTTCATACTGATCAGAATTAATAGGGTGAAACTCAgccactgaaaaaagaaatcttcaaCATGACTCACTTCCTTTGGAACAACCAAAGGAATGTAGGTAAAAGTCCCATTCAACTGGCTATTTCCTCATAGGGTGGTGGGGGCCAGGCGGGGATCTGGTGCAGACTGTTCACCTGCTTCAAGGAGGTTTGTTGACCTGTCACCCAGTGCACCAGAGGTGGCTCAGGCCAGGCACAATGGCAAGGGTGGGTCCATTTGGCCAGAGGTAACTCAGATAACTCAGGGGTTTCAGTAAGGATTGAAGAAAGAAGAGCCAAAGAAAGACATCTTGGTCTATGCAGGACACGTTCCAGAGACAGAATGTCTCAGGAAACCCCAAGGCTAGGTGTTCATGGGTTAGGCAAAGAGTTGGGAGCATTTTCCTGAAGTGGCAACTGTTTATCCCCAAGTTTCTTTTGAAGACCAGGCTCTGACCCACACTGGACAGCAGCGACTGCTGCGGCACCCGATGCATGGTGCTTATCTTGGTGTGCCTCATGAGGTCATTGCAGACAATCAGGTTTGCCCAGGGACAACTGTTCGGTGTCCAGTTAGGCCACACCTGTGGCTAGAGGGAAAGGTCGTAGCTCACTAGGCAGGGCCATGGCTGGCCTTGCTGGGAACCCACATCAGTGTAGGCAGTGAGGGCAGAGACCCTGCACCTCTGGGGCTGAGTGGCcttggggcagggaggaggacacTGAGCTGTGGCCTAGGCAACAGCAGCATCCTTGCTTTTCAGAGACACACACCAGGTTCTACCCTTCCCAGTCCAGCACCTACACAGCACTGGGGAACTACTTCTCCATTCAGTATGGGACCGGGAGCTTGTCCGGGATCACCGGAGTCGACCAAGTCTCTGTAAGTgccattccttctttctctcttggccaGAAACAAGGGAGACAGAACATTGTTCAGAGGTCTCAGGGGAGTGGTTTCAGGTCTGCCTCAGAGGCGGtgggagcagggggtgggggctggctcTGGGCCAGGGGGCGCAGCACTGGCACCTGCGAGGGTGCCTGAGGGGCAGCGTGCTCAACATGCAGGGCCTCAGGGGCAGCTCAGAGGAGACGTGCTGGTGCACAAAGCCTGCAGCTGCGTCCACAATGTCAACACCAAGGCCCGTGGTCAGTGCTGACCTCAGCACTGAGCTCCTGAGCTGCTCCTTAAACTCCCCCTGGCCAGAGGTCCTATAGGTCCTAGGCCTGTGGGAATCAGACTGCAGGTTTATAGGCAGCAATATAGACCTGGGCCCCTGGGGAGATAGATTTATACCTGACAAGCATCGGTCCAGTTCTGGGGTCTTCCCAAGACCAGCAGGGCTCAGACTTCATCAACATCCCTTCAGAGTCGGGGAAGCAGGACATACTatgttattaagtgaaaaaatgcCAGCAGCAGAAAAATACCATCTATGTAAAAATATCGTACATATAAAACATCCAGGTAAAACAATACACCGTATTTTCTATTGgaattatatacacacatgcacacacacacgagggcacttcaaaaagtttgtggtaaatagaattaatagataatacgaatctttccataaaatttttgaagtgccctcgtgtgtgtgtgtgtgtgtgtgtgtgtgtgtgtgtgtgtgtgtgtgtgtgtgtgtgtgtgtgtgtgtgtgtgtgtgtgtgtgtgtgtagctgtcCCTCCATATCCATGGTCCCAGGACCCCCCGCAGATACTAAACTCAACTGATACGCAACTCCCTcacataaaatggcatagtatttgaaATAACATCCTcgcatatactttaaatcacttCTAGATTACTTAGAATACTTAATACAATGAAATGCAATGTAAATAGCTGCTGTAATGtattatctagaaaataatggcaagaaaaaagtctgtacatgttggtacagatgcaatttttttttctaatattttatacccacggttggttgaatccacagatgtggaacccacggaTATGGAAGGCTgactacatatacatatatatatgggggggtatatgtgtgcatatatatatttacatatatatgtaaaagtacAAATAACTATTTAAAAGGCTATGTCCCAAAATGGTGCTAGTAATAACCTCTGGGAAGCACGGAAGGGACTGAAAATGGCACACAAAGGGGAATTTTGCCTTTAGCTTGCCACTTACCTGCTGGCTCACCTGGTTGGTGTGGGGCAGCAGCCAAGCCCATAGGAACTCCAGCTTCAGTTGTTCCCTCTTCAGTTTTTCTGGCTCCAGGGCCAGGTGCATGGTTACTTCTGTGACAAGCAGTGTCAGCTTCTGCAGCGTGACACCTCCATCATTGAGGTCGGAGGCTTAGGAGCAGTGAGAGAACAATGTGGCTTCCAGTCCAACTTCAACCTCACAGGGCACAACTGGCCCTTCTTCTCCCACTTGACACCTGTCTTCCCTTTCTGCTGCCAAAACCGTAGACTTCAGGCTGCAATATCAGGACAGAAATGACATCCTAAAGTACACTGTTTAATACCTCTAATTgcatataatcatatatatatactgatatattaatatattaatatatattaatatatatattacttcCCAGTGGTTCTGTTTCTCTTATCAAACCCTGATTGATACAGATAATGAAGATATGACATGCCAATATTTGTGGATACAGCAAGCAAATGCTGTCCTTGAGGGGACAATTATAACCTTAAATGCATGTATTAGAAAAGCTGAAGGTCAATGATCTAATCTTCTATTTCAaacaacaaacaagaaaacaagcaaaccacaaacaacagcaaatcaaaaccaaggaaagtagaagaaaggaaataataaagagaaaaacggGACATCAACGAGATAGGAGAGTCACACAATATAGAAAATCAACATAGCCAGTCTTtgcaaagattaataaaattggtaaacctttagcaagactaatcaagaaaaatagaaaggaaatacaACTTAACAATGTTAGAAATAAGAGAAGACATTACTAAAGACcctaaaaatgaaacattaaaaataagagaatatcaagaataattttatattaataaattttacaatttaaaaaaattggcaaataCCTATACCTTGAGAAGTATACCTTGAGAAGTAtatgacacaagaaaaaaaattgaaaatataaatactcttccattttaaatattgattttgttattaaaaatcatttcacaAGGAAAACTTCAGATCCAGGTAGCCTCACTGGTAACTTCTTctaaacatttgaaaagaaataacaccaatcttACACAAACAATTCCAGATAATTGATAAAGAAGAaacatttcatatttcattttatgaagccagcataacttgaaaaggacaaaaaaaatttgaaaaggacattataagaaattaaaattacagtCCAATTTCTCTCTCataaatgtagatgcaaaaattccaaagaaaatattagtaaataaaatcTTGTGATGCAGGTCGAACATCcgtaatccaaaaatccaaaatccaaaatgctccaaaatttgaaactctTTGAGTACCAACATgatgccacaagtggaaaattccataCCTGATCTCATGTGACAAGCTGCAGTCAAAACACAGGTGCACAACACACAGTTTATGTGTGAATAACtgtaagaaaatgattgcttattaGTAGCACATAAATTCAAAGTCAGGAACAATGGTGACACCAAACAACCACAGATTGTCCACACGGGTGGCTGAAatagtgacacctttgctttctggTGGTTTCATGTatacaaactttgtttcatgcacaaagtcattaaaaatgttGTGTAAAATTACCTCTGGGCTATGTGTATAAAGTGTATATAAAAAGTGAATTTTGTATTTAGACTTGGATCCTATCCCCAAGACAACTCAttacatatatgcaaatattctaaagtctaaaaaaaaaatccaaaatctgaaacacttctggtcccaagcattcaGGATGAGGGATACTCAACCTATAtataaaaggataatacatcCCCACCAAGAGGTATTTCTTTCTAGGACTCTATCACCTaagggaataaaagaagaaaaatcatattatcATCTCTTGATAAATTCAACACCTAttcatgacttaaaaaaaatctcttagcaAACTAAGAATATAAAGTAattccttaatctgataaagaacatctacaaagaACCCCACAGCCAACTTTCTACTTAGTGGTGAATTGTGAAGAGAATTCTCCCTGAGATGAAGAATGAGACaaagatgctcactctcaccacttctattcaacattgtactgaaaatCCTAGttagtgcaataaggcaagaaaaaagatattaagGGCATtaatattagaaaggaagaagtaatgcTGTCGTTATTAACATATgatgagattcttttttttttctttttttctactgaagcataattgattacacatatttgtggggtacagagttgagtatcaatacctgtgtgcaatgtgcgATGATCAAGTCAAGATAattgcatattcatcattacaaaatataaccatttctttgtgttgaggacattagatctttcttcttctaGTCATTTCGTGACATGCAGTAATGACAAGATTCTATatgtagaaaattcaaaaatacttACAGACTTAATATTGGGATTAATAAGCAAATTTAGCAAAGTTGCTAGATATgaggtcaacatacaaaaatcatttgAATTTCTAAACAGtaggaaaaacaaatggaaactagATTGTAGTGACAGTATTTATAATGCTATCAAAAACATCAACTACCTTTGATGACCTTTACTCTGTGGATAAGATTGTCACTCAGAAACACCACAATGTGAATGGCCACAACTGTGAAGTAAGGAAAGCCCTGTCAAAGCAAGAGATGGCTGGTGCTTCATCCAGCCAAAGAGGTCAAAGTAGTTCCGAAAACTTTAGTGGTGGTCATGGAGGTGGTTTTGGTGGGAATCACCACTTCGGTTGTGGAGGAAATTTCAGTGGTCATGGTGGCTTACTTTGGTGGCAGTCATGGTGGTGCTGGATATGGTGGTAATGGGGATGTCTATAATGGAATTGGTAATGATGGTGGTTATGGAGGTGGCCCTGGTTACTGTGGAGGAAGCAGGGACTATGGAAGTGGTGGACAGGGTTATGGAAACCTGGGCAGGGGCTATGGCGGGAGTGGCAGCTATGACAGCTATAGCAAcagaggaggcagaggcagcGTTGGCGGTGGTAGTAGAAGGAATTTTGGAGGTAGTGGAAGCTACTGTGATTTCAGCAATGATAACAATCAATCTGCAAATTCTGGACCCATGAACGGAGGAAATTTTGGAGAAGCTCTGGCCCCTGTGGTGGTGGAGGCCAACAATTTGCCAAACCATGAAACCAGGGTGGTTATGGcggctccagcagcagcagtagctatGGCAGTGATAGGAGGTTTAAATTAACTTCCAGGAAACAAAGTTTAGCAGGGGAGGAGAGCCAGAGAAGTGATGGGGAAGCTACAGGTTGCAACAGCTTTGTGAACTCAGCCAAGCACAAGGTGGCAGGGCCCAGCTGCTGCAAAGACATGTTCTAGACAATACTCATGTGTATGGACAAAAAACTCAAGAACTGTATTTGTGACTAATTGCATAACAGGTTTTTTTAGTTTCTGTTCTGGGGAAAGTGTAAAGCATTCCAACAAAGGGTTTTAGTGtagaatttttgtgtgtgtgtatccatgcTGTTGATTGCTAAATGTAACAGTATGATCATGAAACTGAATaagtgtgtcttttttttaaaaaaaaaaaaaagaacttctatCAATCTACAAGAAAAATGTAGACAACCCTTCACAAAAGAATGTCCCTTCCAAATGAGATTTCCAAACCCTTCCAAATGTCCAATttcattaatcatcaggaaatacaaattaaaaccataatgtaACCCTGTGCATAATGTAATTCTCTAGAAGACCAAAATGGAAAAGAGAGGACATACTTAGTGCTGGTGAGGATCTGGAGCAATTGGAACTCTCAAAATATTGGTAGTGGAAACATCAATTGGTGCCACCAAATTTGGAAAACTCTTTGGCAGTATTTACTCAAGCAAATCACTTGGATACCCCATGATCTAGCAATTTTACTCCTAGACATATATCCAACAGAAATAAGTACACGTGTTCACCAAAGGACATCTACAAGCAGCACTATTAGTAATAGTCAAATACAGGAAATAACTAAATATCCGTCAATGGTAGAATGGATGAATAATGGTGATATGTTCACACCATGGAATACAAACGAGAACGGACAAATTACAACAGTATGCAATAAGCGCGACGGTGAGTGACAGCAGTTAGATACCACAGAGTTcatactgaatgattccattcatataaaattcaaaaataggcaaaaccaGAATTTGCTATTAGAGGTCAGGACACTGGTTACTCTTGAGGAGGTACGATGAGTTGGCGGGGTGCATGAGGGGCTTCTGAGGTTACTCTTGAAGAGTGTCCTATTTCTTGGTTGGGGACCTTGGATACACAGCTGTGTATGGTGCGTGAAAATTTACCACATTGTTCATCTATGATTTGTATTACGTtatacttcaattttttaaaaagtttacataaaaatttaaatgggtAGGAATATGGGAAAAATCTTTATGCCCATTTAATCAAGGAAAGTTGAAAAGGGGAAGAATTAGCTTAAGGACAAATGAAAAATCCAGGAACTCGAGACCCTTTGCTAGTGATCCCCTGAGTAATTCTTCTGCGGGCTTTTATCCGTTAGGTAGAAGGACTGACTGTGACTGGCCAGAAGTTTGGAGAAAGTGTCACAGAGCCAGGCCAGACCTTTGTGGATGCAGAGTTTGATGGAATTCTGGGCCTGGCATACCCCTCCTTGGCTGTTGGAGGGGTGACTCCAGTGTTCGACAACATGATGGCCCAGAACCTGGTGGGTCTGCCGATGTTTTCCGTCTACCTGAGCAGGTAAGATCAGTCAAGCCCGCCAGTGTAAGGTCAGTTATGACTACAGGGAGATAACATGGTGCATCAGATTTATCAGTCCAAACACCTGGGTTGGCTCTCCTGCTTGGCCTATTACCAGTTGTGTGATCTAGGGTAAAACACTTAACCTCTTGGATACTATGGAAACGGGGTTTGCCTCCTAAAGTAGTTGTGAAAAGCACTTTGTACATTCTACCACATGGGTTAAATTTAAGGAATCTCTGGGATTGGTTATTCATTTATGCAGTCAATAAATAGCAAGTTCCTATTACTTGCTGAGCACGCTGCTAGACACTGGGGACACAATGAAACAGGAGAGACAGTCCCTGCAGTGGGGGGGaggcagaggaaaaaattaaaaagtgagctGACAATAAAATAATTGCACGTTAATGGacagataaacaaatgtggtatatccatacaatggaatattattcagcctcaaaaaggaaggaaattctaaaacatgctacatcatggatgaaacttgaggacattatgctaagtgaaacaagcctatcacaagaagacaaatactgtatgattccacttatatgaggtacataGAGTACTCAGATTCATGAGTCGGAAAGTAGAAGGGTTGTGGTCAGAGCctgagggaggggagagtggCGAGTtcttgtttaatgggtataaagGTTCAGttctgcaaaatgaaaaagttctggagattggctTTTCAATGATGTGAATGAACTTAACACTACTGAAATGTACACTCaaaaatggttaaggtggtaaattttatgttatgtccactttaccaaattttttttttttaaactgcacaTTATAATGTTGGAAAAGCTCACGGGTCTCACTTGCTTCTAGGCAGTCCTGCCTGGGGTCCTTGGAGGGTCATCTCATCTTCCTCCCTACACAGGAAGGAGATTTCTTACCTTCCTGACTCCTTCCCAGTCAGACCTGTCTGAGCCTGCCCTGTTTCAGCCCATTTCCCTTGTATCACCTCCCACGGGGAGAGTCCTGAATTTCTTCTGTCAGCTGTGCTTTCTCTCCAGGATGTTCTGCACTTGGGACAGGCCTAGGCAGAACTGTTAGTAAGAGAGGCAGGTTGTCTGGACCTCTCTACTTCCCCCTTGCAGGCCTTCTTGCTCCCTTTCAGCCTGGGAAGGAGTGAGTTAtgatggaaaatagaaaaggctTTGCAGTCAGCCTGGCCTGGACTTAAATCCTACCACTTACATTGCTTCATCTccttgagactcagtttcctcaatggACACTAGGTTGATATGAGAGTTAAATAAGATTAGGGAGGTAAAATTGCTAGCACAGGGCCTTGCACAAAGGCCATCAACAAATGTTagttcctttcccttctccctctctaaAACCGCTTTCCTAAAATTCCTACAGATATTCAGTTCCTCCCCCTTtactgagttttatattttcctgatcATTTTCCTCCTAAAAATGAATCTCTTTTATGTCCTATTTCCCCAGCATCCTGCTAGGTGTTAGAACATAACCTGAGAAATCAATACcaatgaaaattattaaatatgcAAGCTCTAGTAAGTCACGTTGCATTCAAATTTGCTTCTTTGTCTTGACACATAGGATGGTTCTGGCCTTGGTTCAGCATGAGTTCTGCATGACCAGACCTGTTGTTCCCGTTTCGCACCTCCGTAACCTTTTAATCCAAGAAGCAGGACATTCGCAAATCATTGAGCAGAGCTATTTCTATTCTTGTACCAAAAATCCCAGACTAATCAACTTGCAGGAATAAGAAGTCCTAGACTCAAAGCCCACCTAGGTACTTGGTATGAGTAACCAGACCAAGAAGCAAAGAGTCCTAGCTGAGGCTCACCCGTAGGGCCTCTTCCTCGATAACTTGCCTTTCTCTCCATGTAGTGACTCAGAAGATGGCTCGAGGAGTGAGCTGACTTTTGGAGGGTATGACCACTCTCATTTCTCTGGGAGCCTGAATTGGGTTCCAGTCACCAAGCAAGGCTATTGGCAGATTGCTCTGGATGAGTGAGTATGCTCCGTGAAGTAGTTACAGTATGATAAAAGAACTTGTAACGGGCacaactcaaattggattaacTGAACAAAACTGCTGGCCACTAGGAGAGGATGCCAGGAGCAGGATGTGAGGGTTGGAGGAACAGAGGCACTGAGCAAAGGTGCAGGAAGGACATAGGTAACCAGGGCGGCAGACACAGCCTCCCTCCTTGTACGCGTGGTGTGCCTTTAATTCAACAGGCAGTAAATACCAGCACACAGCCTGATATGCTTTGTTTGTTCAGCATTAATACATAAGGCAAGGACATGGGGAATGTGAAGGTGAATTGGACTCAGATTTTGTCCTTGCGAAGCTTGTACATAAGATGAGATATGCCCACAAGTCGCTATCATGAAAATTGGAAGGTGGTCAGTGCTCCACGAGAGGTACCACCAAAGTGGCCCAGCAGACAGGGCAAGACAGCTCCTGTCTGAAGAGCCCTCAAGGGCTTCACAGAGGGGGTGGCATTGAAACCGAGCCTTGAAATGTACGCAGTGTCTGGGCACAGAGCAACTGCAGAAGTGGGATTAGGTGCCTGCTACATACCTAGTGCTGTACCAGACAATGAGGGAATTCAAAGTGTAATTCAAGTTTCAGTTCAGCCAAAATTAAGTTCCTGCAAGGAAGGGGCCAAGTATTAGGgatacaaaagtaaaaacagcC
Proteins encoded:
- the CTSE gene encoding cathepsin E isoform X1; this translates as MKTLLLLLLVLLDLGQAQEPLHRVPLRRLQSLRKKLRARGQLSEFWKSQNLDMIQFTESCARDQSANEPLVNYLDNEYFGTISIGSPPQNFTVIFDTGSSNLWVPSVYCTSPACKTHTRFYPSQSSTYTALGNYFSIQYGTGSLSGITGVDQVSVEGLTVTGQKFGESVTEPGQTFVDAEFDGILGLAYPSLAVGGVTPVFDNMMAQNLVGLPMFSVYLSSDSEDGSRSELTFGGYDHSHFSGSLNWVPVTKQGYWQIALDEIQVGGAVMFCSEGCQAIVDTGTSLITGPSDKIKQLQKAIGASPMDGEYAVECDNLNVMPDVTFVINGVSYTLSPTAYTLVDVVDGMQFCGSGFQGLDIQVPDGPLWILGDVFIRQFYSVFDRGDNRVGLAPAVP
- the CTSE gene encoding cathepsin E isoform X2, whose protein sequence is MKTLLLLLLVLLDLGQAQEPLHRVPLRRLQSLRKKLRARGQLSEFWKSQNLDMIQFTESCARDQSANEPLVNYLDNEYFGTISIGSPPQNFTVIFDTGSSNLWVPSVYCTSPACKTHTRFYPSQSSTYTALGNYFSIQYGTGSLSGITGVDQVSVEGLTVTGQKFGESVTEPGQTFVDAEFDGILGLAYPSLAVGGVTPVFDNMMAQNLVGLPMFSVYLSSDSEDGSRSELTFGGYDHSHFSGSLNWVPVTKQGYWQIALDDMLWSVTTSTSCPMSPSLSMESPTPSAQLPTPWWTSWMECSSVAVAFKDLTSRSQMGPSGSWEMSSYDSFTRSLTVEITVWGWPQQFPK